From the genome of Papaver somniferum cultivar HN1 chromosome 2, ASM357369v1, whole genome shotgun sequence, one region includes:
- the LOC113351280 gene encoding uncharacterized protein LOC113351280 translates to MVNNNDSESNTALPHDLIMDDILTGGPIESVVRFTCVCKLWSKYLLNDKRFALLHQKNSSYSSSPGIIGAKLDKSSCKYHLSLYDVDKNQRKIWNKEVFGHTNTRLNAILSDIQTLDGLAEDNILNEEERIMQLQNKVEFEKISKMEETAWKIKSNTKWLQEGDRNTSFFISNASARRRYNRIRQLYIGDELVSDRGRLQDPIVEYYKTLFTEEEVIRPDLEGIEFDSITSLEASILEANFTEEEVLHAISDLANDKAAGPDGFPILFFQKCWRFIKEDIMSTVNEFCTTGTINSKHNSTFITLVPKKDHIETINDCRPICLLTSVYKIIAKVLATRLKLVMDKLISPVQCAYIEGRQIIDDTLIANELVDSRLKSGKPGIVCKIDLEKAFDRINWIYVEFVLQQMSFSKKWCDWLRFCYSTSSFSVLINGSSFGYFTSTRDVRQDDTIFFVDNNKDELLNLFSALHFFEFIAGLKVNTSKTRLIGVGDVPDLAIWEEEFGCSTDCLPFMYLGMPLGTKSGSKVIWDPIFEKFDARLFVWIRISLSRGGKLALLKCILSSLPTYYFSLFKAPASVIKILEKKMCNFLWECKDGAKTSHLVNWDMVRATKERGGLGVCNLKLMNQALLAKWCWRYGVEKNKLWYKIIVHKYGDDFSFWNTGKITQSYVVSCWRSIAEMEGLIYDNYTLYLHSGRGIYFWNDVWCGQLPLATVYPNLYKLSRDRNVKLADMVSSNGNWKFDFKRVLHSLEVEDYAALLTVIGDNPPARDGLPDTRRWRLNTTGVFTVKSLYAKLVSEFGVDNFPYHFIWKSAIPPKINILMWSLIHGKLNTIDVLLHKGLNLYNSCALCGIGAESQDHLFLHCKIAYKIWFSLIPKTGWVWVLAGSMNILADMWHHHLFSSSGNYIWDLIPAAIVSTIWRERNCRRFETQYLYKTDDDLVNEVKSAVLAWVAATGHHDNFCKILTLGEFGRESWRNLVKPGFRFDKPYNSKRSGVVFSNGVLYWLRGGTEELKKAIYNVYFSTETFHATKLPNDESFCKNTDDKCEWVRQRNIELGRSFQNAVKKLTFWDLQYDCVIIEIVTNPKLKIIFQLVGLREAEGEDVSISYEYYSCDVELDKIEYYDSKVEDGKGEWHVNNIAYI, encoded by the exons ATGGTGAATAACAATGATTCTGAGTCCAATACAGCTCTTCCTCATGATCTCATTATGGATGATATACTCACTGGAGGTCCAATTGAGTCTGTGGTCCGGTTCACTTGTGTATGCAAATTATGGTCCAAATACCTCTTAAACGACAAGAGATTTGCTCTTCTTCATCAAAAGAACTCTTCTTACTCATCGTCACCAGGTATCATTGGTGCCAAGCTCGATAAAAGTAGTTGTAAATATCATTTATCATTATATGATGTTGATAAGAATCAAAGAAAAATCTGGAACAAAGAGGTATTTGGTCACACCAACACGAGGCTGAATGCTATTCTCTCTGATATTCAAACACTTGATGGACTTGCGGAAGATAATATTCTTAATGAAGAGGAGCGGATTATGCAACTTCAGAACAAAGTGGAGTTTGAGAAGATTTCAAAGATGGAGGAAACTGCatggaaaatcaaatcaaatactAAATGGTTACAAGAAGGAGATAGGAACACATCATTCTTCATCAGTAACGCATCTGCTAGAAGAAGATACAACAGAATCAGACAACTTTACATTGGTGATGAATTGGTTTCTGACAGAGGAAGGCTTCAAGATCCTATAGTGGAGTACTATAAAACACTATTTACTGAAGAAGAAGTTATAAGACCTGATTTAGAGGGGATTGAATTTGATTCTATCACCTCTCTGGAAGCTTCTATTTTAGAAGCTAATTttactgaagaagaagttttGCATGCTATCAGTGACTTAGCTAATGATAAAGCTGCGGGTCCGGATGGTTTTCCTATACTCTTCTTTCAGAAGTGTTGGCGTTTTATCAAGGAAGATATTATGAGTACGGTAAACGAATTTTGCACTACAGGTACTATCAACTCTAAACATAACTCTACTTTCATTACTCTTGTACCTAAAAAAGATCATATTGAGACTATAAATGATTGTAGACCTATTTGTCTTCTTACAAGCGTCTACAAGATCATAGCAAAAGTTCTAGCTACAAGGCTTAAACTTGTTATGGATAAGCTCATCTCTCCGGTGCAATGTGCATATATTGAAGGTAGGCAAATAATTGATGATACATTAATTGCTAATGAGTTGGTGGACTCCAGACTTAAGTCTGGAAAACCTGGAATTGTGTGCAAaattgatcttgagaaggcttTTGACAGAATAAACTGGATATATGTCGAATTTGTATTACAACAAATGAGTTTCAGCAAGAAATGGTGTGATTGGTTGAGATTTTGCTACTCTACTTCTTCCTTTTCGGTTCTTATTAATGGGTCTTCATTCGGCTACTTCACTAGTACTAGAGATGTAAGACAAG ATGACACTATTTTCTTTGTGGATAATAACAAGGATGAGTTACTTAACTTATTCTCTGCTTTACATTTCTTTGAGTTCATCGCTGGTCTAAAGGTAAATACATCTAAAACTAGACTCATTGGTGTGggggatgtacctgacttagctATCTGGGAAGAGGAATTTGGTTGTTCAACTGATTGCTTACCTTTTATGTATCTTGGGATGCCTCTTGGTACAAAGTCTGGCTCGAAAGTAATTTGGGATCCAATTTTTGAGAAGTTTGATGCTAGATTATTTGTTTGGATAAGGATCTCTTTATCTAGAGGAGGTAAACTTGCTCTTTTAAAATGTATCTTGTCTTCTCTTCCCACTTATTATTTTTCGTTGTTTAAGGCTCCTGCTTCAGTTATCAAGATCCTAGAAAAGAAGATGTGTAATTTCTTGTGGGAATGCAAGGATGGTGCAAAGACATCTCATTTAGTTAATTGGGACATGGTCCGTGCAACTAAAGAGAGAGGTGGTCTTGGTGTTTGCAATCTTAAGCTAATGAATCAAGCACTATTGGCTAAATGGTGTTGGAGGTATGGTGTCGAAAAGAATAAACTCTGGTACAAAATTATAGTACACAAATATGGGGATGATTTCTCCTTTTGGAATACCGGTAAAATAACTCAATCTTATGTTGTTTCTTGTTGGCGGAGCATTGCTGAAATGGAAGGATTAATCTACGATAACTACACATTGTATTTACATTCAGGTAGAGGAATTTACTTTTGGAATGATGTATGGTGTGGTCAACTTCCTCTAGCAACTGTTTATCCAAATTTGTATAAGTTATCAAGAGATAGAAACGTCAAGTTAGCAGACATGGTATCTTCGAACGGTAATTGGAAGTTTGATTTCAAGAGAGTACTTCATTCTTTAGAGGTTGAAGATTACGCTGCACTTCTAACTGTTATTGGCGACAACCCACCAGCTCGGGATGGATTGCCAGACACGAGAAGATGGAGACTCAACACCACGGGGGTCTTTACAGTCAAATCACTTTATGCAAAACTGGTTAGTGAATTCGGTGTCGACAACTTTCCGTATCATTTTATTTGGAAGTCTGCAATACCTCCTAAGATCAATATCTTAATGTGGAGTCTAATTCATGGTAAACTGAATACCATAGATGTACTTCTACACAAAGGTTTGAACTTGTATAATTCTTGTGCTTTATGTGGAATTGGTGCTGAGTCGCAAGACCACTTATTTCTCCATTGTAAGATTGCATACAAGATATGGTTTAGCCTGATCCCTAAAACAGGTTGGGTGTGGGTTCTGGCTGGTTCTATGAATATCTTAGCAGATATGTGGCATCACCATTTATTCTCAAGCTCTGGTAATTATATTTGGGATTTGATTCCGGCAGCAATTGTTAGTACGATTTGGAGAGAAAGGAACTGCAGACGTTTCGAAACTCAATATCTTTATAAAACAGATGATGACTTGGTTAACGAAGTTAAATCTGCAGTCCTAGCTTGGGTAGCTGCAACAGGACATC ATGACAATTTCTGCAAGATCTTAACACTTGGAGAATTCGGAAGGGAATCTTGGAGAAATCTAGTAAAGCCTGGTTTCCGTTTCGACAAACCTTACAACTCTAAGAGGAGTGGAGTTGTTTTCTCGAATGGTGTTTTATATTGGCTTCGAGGCGGTACTGAAGAACTCAAGAAAGCAATATATAATGTTTATTTTAGTACAGAAACTTTTCATGCTACTAAACTCCCCAACGACGAATCGTTTTGT AAGAATACTGATGATAAGTGCGAGTGGGTGAGACAAAGGAATATTGAACTGGGGAGGAGCTTTCAGAATGCTGTTAAAAAACTTACCTTCTGGGATTTACAATATGACTGTGTAATTATTGAAATTGTCACAAACCCTAAactcaaaatcatattccagtTGGTTGGGCTTCGTGAAGCCGAAGGGGAGGATGTTTCAATAAGTTATGAGTACTACTCTTGTGATGTTGAGTTGGATAAGATTGAGTATTACGATTCAAAGGTGGAGGATGGCAAAGGCGAATGGCATGTAAACAACATTGCTTACATTTAG